In a single window of the Bacteroidales bacterium genome:
- a CDS encoding flippase-like domain-containing protein: protein MAKKDLREKGNLEKKINPKKIIIPAIIGVLGVFILLWLQVKDKGISFDVVDFSVFTVLFLIIAAMFMALRDVGYMARLRVLSEKKISWRQAFKVIMLWEFASAVSPSVIGGTGVAVVFVHKEGISIGKSTAIVMATSFLDEMYFILMFPLMFFAVGPETLFTIGESSGLTFANEFFYFAVIGYSIKLAYNIFLSYGLFVNPVIIKKTILAIFSLKPLRRWRNDARRASLDIISNSKELKRKPFSFWFKAAGATFISWTSRYWVVNALFAAFFMMKNEHFLLFAKQLVMWIMMLVSPTPGGSGFSEYIFSEYLNDFMPQVAGIAIITAFVWRLFTYYPYLIAGVIIGPKWVRDKFVIKSNKKKENI from the coding sequence ATGGCAAAAAAAGATCTCAGAGAAAAAGGAAATCTGGAAAAAAAGATTAACCCCAAGAAAATAATTATTCCTGCAATAATAGGTGTTCTCGGTGTTTTTATTTTGCTTTGGCTACAAGTGAAAGACAAAGGGATTTCTTTTGATGTCGTTGATTTCTCCGTTTTTACTGTTCTTTTCCTGATTATTGCAGCAATGTTTATGGCTTTGCGAGATGTCGGATATATGGCACGCCTGAGAGTTTTAAGTGAAAAAAAAATAAGTTGGCGGCAAGCATTTAAAGTTATTATGTTGTGGGAATTTGCTTCCGCTGTTTCTCCTTCTGTTATCGGAGGAACCGGTGTTGCCGTTGTATTTGTTCATAAAGAAGGTATAAGCATAGGAAAAAGTACTGCAATAGTAATGGCAACTTCATTTTTAGATGAAATGTATTTTATTTTAATGTTTCCGCTTATGTTTTTTGCCGTCGGTCCGGAAACACTTTTTACAATAGGCGAATCATCCGGGCTAACTTTTGCTAACGAATTTTTCTATTTTGCCGTTATCGGTTATTCAATTAAATTAGCATATAATATTTTTCTTAGTTACGGTTTATTCGTTAATCCCGTCATCATAAAAAAAACAATTCTGGCAATTTTTAGTTTAAAACCGTTAAGACGTTGGAGAAATGATGCAAGAAGAGCAAGTTTGGATATTATAAGTAATTCAAAAGAATTGAAGCGAAAACCATTCAGTTTTTGGTTCAAAGCTGCCGGAGCAACCTTTATTTCTTGGACATCAAGATATTGGGTTGTAAATGCATTATTTGCAGCATTTTTTATGATGAAAAATGAACACTTCTTGTTATTTGCTAAACAGCTGGTAATGTGGATAATGATGCTCGTAAGTCCGACACCCGGAGGCAGCGGATTCTCAGAATATATTTTTTCCGAATATTTAAACGACTTTATGCCGCAAGTTGCAGGTATTGCAATAATTACAGCTTTTGTTTGGCGGTTGTTTACTTATTATCCGTACCTAATTGCCGGCGTAATAATCGGACCTAAATGGGTAAGAGATAAATTTGTTATAAAAAGTAATAAGAAAAAAGAAAATATTTAA
- a CDS encoding methylenetetrahydrofolate reductase, whose amino-acid sequence MKLIDKLKNTKKTYFSFEILPPMKGGSMEDIYNVIDPLIEFDPMNINVTYHQQEVVYKEHNNGVIEKKTIRKRPGTVAISAAIKYRYQSPIVVPHIICGGFTKEDTEDALIDLNFLEMNNLLVLRGDPPANQKYFKPEKDGHEHTLGLIKQIMNMNSGQYCDENIQNKTKTNFSVGVAGYPEKHNEAANMKSDLKYLKMKIEAGAEYIVTQMFFDNKKYFDFVKLCRNEGINVPVIPGIKPVRLKKDLDLLPQVFNIDIPEELASEIENAKDNKAVKQIGIEWTSQQSKELIKHGVPAVHYYTIGKSDNIKKIAKNVF is encoded by the coding sequence ATGAAACTTATAGATAAATTAAAAAATACAAAAAAAACATACTTCTCTTTTGAAATACTTCCGCCGATGAAAGGAGGAAGCATGGAAGACATTTACAATGTTATCGACCCTCTGATAGAATTTGACCCGATGAATATTAATGTAACATATCATCAGCAAGAAGTGGTATATAAGGAACATAACAACGGAGTTATTGAAAAAAAAACAATCAGAAAACGACCCGGAACAGTTGCAATATCTGCTGCCATTAAATATCGATACCAAAGCCCCATTGTTGTTCCGCATATTATTTGCGGAGGGTTTACAAAAGAAGACACAGAAGACGCTTTAATTGACCTTAATTTTTTAGAAATGAATAATCTTTTGGTTTTAAGAGGAGACCCGCCTGCAAATCAAAAATATTTTAAACCCGAAAAAGACGGGCATGAACATACATTAGGGTTAATAAAGCAGATAATGAACATGAATTCCGGTCAATATTGTGACGAAAACATTCAAAATAAAACCAAAACAAACTTTTCCGTAGGTGTTGCCGGTTATCCCGAAAAACACAATGAGGCAGCAAATATGAAATCAGACTTAAAATATCTGAAAATGAAAATTGAAGCCGGTGCTGAATATATTGTTACACAAATGTTTTTTGACAACAAAAAGTATTTTGATTTTGTAAAACTTTGCAGAAATGAAGGAATTAATGTTCCCGTTATTCCGGGAATAAAACCGGTAAGGTTAAAAAAGGATTTAGACCTCTTACCCCAAGTTTTTAATATTGATATTCCTGAGGAACTTGCTTCTGAAATAGAAAATGCAAAAGACAATAAAGCCGTAAAACAAATAGGAATTGAATGGACATCACAACAATCTAAAGAACTTATTAAACACGGGGTTCCCGCTGTTCATTATTATACTATAGGGAAATCAGACAATATAAAAAAGATTGCAAAAAATGTATTTTAA
- a CDS encoding polyphosphate kinase 2 family protein, whose amino-acid sequence MEFEMNKLFAEPGKKIDLKDYDTKYTGKYDKHSAKKDLKKNTKELREIQEVFYADNRYSLLIILQASDAAGKDGAIRHVMGGINPQGCRVHSFKAPSKNELEHDFMWRHYKALPERGMIEIFNRSYYENVLVTKVHPGYLLGERIPGIDTVEKVNDEFWANRYKRINDFENHIHHSGTRIIKFFLNVSKEEQKNRFLSRLDTPEKNWKFSSGDLKERKYWGKYRQAFEDMINATSTEISPWHIIPADNKWFSRIAIGKIIHKTMKEMDLSYPKAESPELLAEAKQLLKNE is encoded by the coding sequence ATGGAATTTGAAATGAACAAATTATTTGCAGAACCCGGAAAAAAGATTGACCTGAAAGATTACGATACAAAATATACTGGGAAATATGATAAACATTCTGCAAAAAAAGACCTTAAAAAGAATACAAAAGAATTAAGAGAAATTCAAGAAGTATTCTATGCAGATAACCGGTATTCTCTACTTATTATTTTGCAAGCATCAGATGCAGCCGGCAAAGACGGTGCAATAAGACATGTTATGGGAGGCATTAATCCGCAAGGGTGTCGTGTCCACAGCTTTAAAGCCCCTTCAAAAAATGAATTAGAACATGATTTTATGTGGCGACATTATAAAGCTCTTCCCGAAAGAGGAATGATTGAAATATTTAATCGTTCTTATTACGAAAATGTTTTAGTAACAAAAGTTCACCCCGGATATCTTCTCGGAGAACGCATACCCGGAATTGATACAGTTGAAAAAGTAAACGATGAATTTTGGGCAAACAGGTATAAACGAATTAATGATTTTGAAAATCACATACATCACAGCGGAACACGTATAATAAAGTTTTTCCTGAACGTTTCAAAAGAAGAACAAAAAAACAGATTTCTTTCAAGACTTGACACTCCTGAAAAAAATTGGAAATTCAGCAGCGGAGATTTAAAAGAAAGAAAATATTGGGGCAAATACAGACAAGCATTTGAAGATATGATTAACGCAACTTCAACTGAGATTTCTCCGTGGCATATTATTCCCGCAGATAATAAATGGTTTTCAAGAATTGCCATAGGAAAAATAATTCACAAAACCATGAAAGAAATGGATTTAAGTTACCCAAAAGCAGAATCGCCGGAATTATTAGCAGAGGCAAAACAATTATTAAAGAACGAATAA
- a CDS encoding tetratricopeptide repeat protein: MNRFVVLFFFLVISSFCYSQNNKVDSILQKINNAKHDTTKIKGLIKISETLYNSNPDSSVYYISLAQNLSAELIKSSDIIIKEKGIYLHAKALYKSAYFLSGLMKYEKSGRIFRNSIKELNVLISKTDDIKLKSASKYLKANNLSGIADIYLDKGNHSTALEYYIKSQEIIDNLIKIGFLSERETAGLYFHIGMVHFELNNIEKSLNYYEKSLKVSIEFNDKLGAAKCNNNIGIIKLRMNKADEALAYFQKTLTYVVENNILIMQAQVYDNMAECYIRKKEYNKAELYLAKALIITNNLGNRQGEIYVSLGLANLYSTTNKFDKALFYCNRAIEISKEIGAISLEKNAYKQTFEVYEKKKDYKKALFYHKKYKSFEDTLFNKEKNRQIEETEAKYQANKRQAEIDNHKLEIAKKDARLKQKKYQTVAFIILTIVLLIFILVIFISLKHKQRATGHIKKQNKKITDSIEYAKKIQNAAMPSETYMKQIFEDYFVLFKPLQIVSGDFYWAMKKDSFLAFAAADCTGHGVPGAFVSMFGISLLNELSLNSDLKRPDYILEEMRFFLKKSLSQTGEIDEQTDGIDIALCVIDYQSQKLYFAGANQPGYLMRKGKITELIPVMNPVGIYPKEIPFKLQTYSLEEDDIIYLFSDGYADQFGGSINNPKKYTIQRFKRLLEKIYTEPLEKQKEILDIEFNNRKKTNKQIDDVLVFGMKY; this comes from the coding sequence ACCAAAATAAAAGGTCTGATTAAAATAAGTGAAACATTATATAATTCAAATCCTGATTCTTCTGTATATTATATTTCATTGGCTCAAAACTTAAGTGCCGAGCTAATAAAATCTTCCGACATTATTATAAAAGAAAAAGGTATATACCTGCATGCTAAAGCTTTGTATAAATCTGCTTATTTCTTATCCGGGTTAATGAAGTACGAAAAATCCGGAAGAATATTCCGGAATTCAATAAAAGAGTTAAATGTTCTGATTTCAAAAACAGATGACATTAAATTAAAAAGTGCCTCAAAATATTTAAAAGCAAATAACCTTTCCGGAATAGCCGATATATATTTAGATAAAGGAAACCACTCAACAGCACTTGAATATTATATTAAATCACAGGAAATTATTGATAATTTGATTAAGATCGGCTTTTTATCCGAAAGAGAAACGGCAGGTTTATACTTCCACATAGGAATGGTTCACTTTGAATTAAACAATATAGAAAAGTCGCTGAATTACTATGAAAAAAGTCTTAAGGTGTCAATAGAATTTAATGATAAATTAGGGGCTGCAAAATGCAATAATAACATAGGAATTATTAAGCTACGCATGAATAAAGCTGATGAAGCATTAGCATATTTTCAAAAAACGTTGACCTATGTTGTCGAAAACAATATATTAATTATGCAAGCCCAAGTTTATGATAATATGGCTGAGTGTTACATAAGAAAAAAAGAATATAATAAAGCTGAATTATATTTAGCAAAAGCACTTATTATAACCAATAATTTAGGAAACAGGCAAGGAGAAATATATGTATCGTTAGGATTAGCCAACCTTTATTCTACAACAAATAAATTTGATAAGGCATTATTTTATTGCAACCGAGCAATAGAAATTTCAAAAGAAATAGGAGCAATTTCTCTTGAAAAAAATGCTTACAAACAAACTTTTGAGGTATATGAAAAAAAGAAAGATTATAAAAAGGCTCTTTTTTATCATAAAAAGTATAAATCTTTTGAAGATACCTTATTTAATAAAGAAAAAAACAGACAAATTGAAGAAACCGAGGCAAAATATCAAGCAAATAAGAGACAAGCTGAAATTGACAACCATAAATTGGAAATTGCAAAAAAAGATGCTCGTTTAAAACAAAAAAAATATCAAACTGTTGCATTCATTATCCTGACAATAGTTTTGTTAATATTTATTTTAGTTATTTTTATAAGCTTAAAACACAAACAAAGAGCAACCGGACACATAAAAAAACAAAACAAGAAAATAACCGACAGTATTGAATATGCAAAAAAAATTCAAAATGCTGCTATGCCTTCAGAAACTTACATGAAGCAAATATTTGAAGATTACTTTGTATTGTTTAAGCCTTTGCAAATAGTAAGCGGAGACTTTTATTGGGCAATGAAAAAAGACAGTTTTTTAGCATTTGCTGCAGCAGATTGCACCGGACACGGTGTTCCCGGAGCATTTGTAAGTATGTTCGGAATATCTTTATTAAATGAATTAAGTCTGAATTCTGATTTAAAAAGACCGGATTATATTCTTGAAGAAATGAGATTCTTTTTAAAAAAATCCCTAAGCCAAACCGGAGAAATTGACGAGCAAACCGACGGAATTGATATAGCATTATGTGTTATTGACTATCAATCACAAAAATTATATTTTGCAGGGGCAAATCAACCGGGATACTTGATGAGAAAAGGGAAAATTACGGAACTAATTCCTGTTATGAATCCTGTCGGGATTTACCCTAAAGAAATACCGTTCAAACTCCAAACATATTCTTTAGAAGAAGATGATATAATTTATCTTTTTTCTGACGGTTATGCCGATCAATTCGGAGGAAGTATCAATAACCCTAAAAAATATACAATTCAACGATTTAAACGCTTATTAGAAAAAATTTATACAGAACCCCTTGAAAAGCAGAAAGAAATATTGGACATTGAGTTTAATAACAGGAAAAAAACAAATAAACAAATTGATGATGTGTTGGTTTTCGGAATGAAATATTAA